In Methanosarcina siciliae T4/M, one genomic interval encodes:
- a CDS encoding TrmB family transcriptional regulator produces MFSPLNPQLIRNLEKLGLTENEAKAYVGVVSLREATAREVHELTNVPRAKIYDVLKVLAKKGYLEIRQGSPTYFRAVDPKQVIGKIKDEFINCAIETLDQLNELSYELPKTSPVWCIQSEWGIKNRIREILIGVKEELIVFSSSTEFFREFEAELKRLEKNCRLTLIVNDLERFKSLPFEFREPTKEFSDSINNIVIDGVKYDEQFFMIADGKESIGVHSVGNKREAVVIKLPVVCYMQKMIYDRVLEPNFIGKDLP; encoded by the coding sequence ATGTTTTCGCCACTTAATCCTCAGTTAATTCGCAATCTGGAGAAGTTAGGGCTGACTGAAAACGAGGCGAAAGCCTATGTCGGGGTTGTCAGTCTGAGGGAGGCTACAGCCCGGGAAGTCCATGAACTTACGAATGTGCCGAGAGCCAAAATATATGATGTCCTCAAAGTGCTGGCAAAGAAGGGCTATCTGGAAATCCGTCAGGGTTCTCCAACCTATTTCCGGGCTGTTGATCCCAAACAGGTAATAGGCAAGATAAAAGACGAATTCATCAACTGTGCGATAGAAACGCTTGACCAGCTCAACGAGTTAAGTTACGAACTTCCTAAAACTTCTCCTGTCTGGTGTATCCAGAGTGAGTGGGGAATTAAAAACAGAATCCGGGAAATTCTCATCGGGGTAAAGGAAGAACTGATTGTTTTTTCTTCCAGTACGGAGTTCTTCCGGGAATTTGAGGCTGAACTCAAAAGATTGGAAAAAAACTGCCGTTTAACCCTCATTGTGAATGATCTTGAGAGATTTAAATCCCTGCCCTTTGAGTTCAGAGAGCCTACAAAAGAGTTTTCGGACTCCATAAATAATATTGTTATTGATGGAGTTAAGTATGATGAACAGTTCTTTATGATTGCAGACGGAAAAGAATCAATTGGAGTCCACAGTGTGGGAAACAAAAGGGAAGCAGTCGTAATCAAGCTCCCGGTTGTTTGTTACATGCAGAAGATGATCTACGACAGAGTGCTTGAGCCGAATTTTATTGGAAAGGATCTTCCTTAA
- a CDS encoding MBL fold metallo-hydrolase, whose amino-acid sequence MNSVKIEGVNIQWFGNSGFLLEGDGKKIYIDPYQIGVEPAFDDRADILLITHEHFDHCSPEDIRKVRRSDTTTLIPESCSLEFRGDARRVAEGDILADGLEIKGIRIEVVPAYNLDKPYHPRELGVGYIVELEGLRIYHAGDCDFFPEMEGIRADIALLPIGGTYTMDEEEASRAATAIYPKAVIPMHYGSEGIDGDPEKFKALVNSKNPNISVIILDSYLDS is encoded by the coding sequence ATGAATAGTGTAAAAATCGAAGGCGTTAATATTCAATGGTTCGGAAATTCCGGTTTTCTGCTTGAAGGAGATGGCAAAAAAATCTATATTGATCCTTATCAGATCGGTGTAGAACCGGCTTTTGATGACAGGGCAGATATTCTCCTCATTACGCACGAGCACTTTGACCACTGCAGCCCTGAGGATATACGGAAAGTCCGGAGATCGGATACAACTACCCTGATCCCTGAGAGCTGTTCCCTTGAGTTCAGAGGTGATGCCAGAAGGGTTGCCGAAGGGGATATCCTTGCGGATGGGCTTGAGATCAAAGGGATTCGGATTGAGGTTGTTCCGGCTTATAACCTTGATAAGCCCTACCACCCAAGAGAACTTGGAGTCGGGTATATCGTAGAGCTCGAGGGGCTTAGGATTTACCATGCAGGAGACTGTGATTTCTTCCCGGAGATGGAGGGTATCAGGGCCGATATAGCTCTTCTGCCTATAGGAGGTACGTATACAATGGATGAAGAAGAGGCCTCCAGGGCAGCTACGGCAATTTATCCGAAGGCTGTTATTCCAATGCACTACGGTTCAGAAGGAATCGATGGAGACCCCGAAAAGTTTAAAGCCCTTGTGAACAGCAAGAACCCGAATATTAGCGTAATTATTCTTGATTCATATCTTGACTCCTGA
- a CDS encoding ribonuclease P protein component 4 yields MPKLARKQQKNLIQNIAIQRMQRLFELAKAEFPENPERSRRYVQLIRNISMRNRISIPREIKSRICKHCYAFLVSGNNARHRLKDGYLVISCEQCGKEMRYPFKKLK; encoded by the coding sequence ATGCCTAAACTAGCCAGAAAACAGCAAAAAAACCTTATCCAGAATATAGCGATCCAGCGCATGCAGAGGCTTTTTGAGCTTGCAAAAGCCGAATTCCCAGAAAACCCTGAGCGTAGCAGGCGTTACGTGCAGCTCATACGAAATATCTCTATGCGAAACAGGATAAGCATTCCAAGGGAAATCAAAAGCAGAATCTGTAAACACTGTTATGCGTTCCTGGTGTCAGGGAACAATGCCCGTCACAGGTTGAAGGATGGGTATCTAGTCATATCCTGTGAACAATGCGGAAAAGAAATGAGATATCCTTTCAAAAAGTTAAAGTAA
- a CDS encoding signal recognition particle protein Srp19: MKDKGKLVIWPAYIDQTRSRSNGRIISRKNAVKEPHLNEIKDAAKKLGLNPEVEPEKAYPKSWWEVSGRVLVDDKAPKSVISKQIALEIRKKRGKGVPAKT; this comes from the coding sequence ATGAAAGATAAGGGAAAACTTGTAATCTGGCCTGCATACATCGACCAAACCAGATCCAGAAGCAATGGAAGGATAATCTCTCGAAAAAATGCCGTAAAGGAGCCGCACCTGAATGAGATTAAAGATGCTGCAAAGAAGCTGGGCCTGAACCCCGAAGTGGAGCCTGAAAAAGCTTATCCCAAATCCTGGTGGGAGGTCAGCGGGAGAGTGCTCGTAGACGACAAGGCCCCAAAATCCGTTATTTCAAAGCAGATCGCTCTGGAGATAAGAAAAAAGAGAGGGAAGGGAGTACCTGCAAAAACATGA